In Burkholderia pseudomultivorans, the DNA window AAATGCTCGCGCGCATAGCGCTTGCACGCGTCCTCGCCGGGCAGCGCGATCGCGCCCGACAGCGCCGCGCCGAGCCCTTCCGCGATCGCGTCCGCGCCGGTGGACGGCAGCACCAGATCGCTCGACAAGCCGGCCACCGCCTCGGGCAGGCCGCCGACCGGCGTGACCAGCACCGGCGTGCCCGACGCAAGCGATTCGACGGTGATCAACCCGAAGCCTTCGAGCGCGACCGTCGGCACGACGCTGACCGTCGCCGCGCGATACAGCGCCGCGAGATGCTGATCGGGCACGAAGCCGAGCAGCTTCACGTTGTCCTGCAGGCCGGCCGCGTCGATGCGCTGCTGCAGCTCCTCGGCGATCTTGCCCTTGCCGGCGATCAGCAGCAGCACGTCCGGATGACGGCGCTTGACGATCCCGATCGCATCGATCAGATCCTCGAGCCCCATGCGGCGCACGAGCCGGCGCACGGCCAGCACGATCGGCCGGTCCTGCGGCAGTTGCAGCCTGTGTCGCGCCTCGCCGGGCGTGAGCGGCGTGTCGAACTGCGCGGTGTCGACGCAGCCCGGGATCACGCGCACGCGCGACGGATCGATCCCGTAGCGGTTCGTCAGGATCTGGCCGAATGCCTGCGACAGCACGATCAGCCGCGACGAGCGCGTGTACACGGCCTGTTCGAGATAGCGCTTCGCGCGCTGGCCGAGCGACGCGGCGCCCTCGACCTGGCTCTCGTCGGCCCACGGCCCCTGGAAATGCGACACCTGCGGAATCCCGCGCGTCACGTCGAGGCCCGGGAACGTGTACAGCGCGAAGTGCGACGAGATCACGTCGGGCCGCGCGGCGCGGATTTCATCGCGCAGCGCGCGCCGCGCCGCCAGCATCCGCCGCGCAAGCGGCTGCGAGGCGGGCCCGAAGCCCTGGATCGCGCCGCCGGTGTCGTCGGCGACCTTCGGCGAGCCGGCGACGAGGCCGCGCACCTCGACGCCCGCGCCGGGCAGCGCGCCGACGAGCGAGTAATACATCCGGTCGAGGCCGCCCGCGCGTTCGGGGAACCAGTGCATGCCGATCTGCAACGATTTGATCGGCCGGGAAGATTGGGACATCACGATTGCTCCTGCGTGACCGCATGCTCGACGCGTTCGAACGCGCCCGGCTG includes these proteins:
- a CDS encoding glycosyltransferase family 4 protein, with translation MSQSSRPIKSLQIGMHWFPERAGGLDRMYYSLVGALPGAGVEVRGLVAGSPKVADDTGGAIQGFGPASQPLARRMLAARRALRDEIRAARPDVISSHFALYTFPGLDVTRGIPQVSHFQGPWADESQVEGAASLGQRAKRYLEQAVYTRSSRLIVLSQAFGQILTNRYGIDPSRVRVIPGCVDTAQFDTPLTPGEARHRLQLPQDRPIVLAVRRLVRRMGLEDLIDAIGIVKRRHPDVLLLIAGKGKIAEELQQRIDAAGLQDNVKLLGFVPDQHLAALYRAATVSVVPTVALEGFGLITVESLASGTPVLVTPVGGLPEAVAGLSSDLVLPSTGADAIAEGLGAALSGAIALPGEDACKRYAREHFDNAVIARRVAGVYEEAIRAAG